A single region of the Halopiger xanaduensis SH-6 genome encodes:
- a CDS encoding MGMT family protein has translation MEDVTEAGIYARESSYLDRYVQLGAASGRVLSVDFPGTPEADAEDEHPVLDRIFEYLEGLEEVDFDDVQVALTVPTDQRAVLEQVREIPYGEQVDVKALARMTPELDPDDEDDLTLVRTALDANPAPLLIPDHRVRDGPSAAPPAVEQKLRSLEGL, from the coding sequence ATGGAGGACGTCACGGAGGCCGGAATCTACGCGCGGGAATCGTCGTATCTCGACCGGTACGTGCAACTCGGCGCCGCCAGCGGACGCGTCCTGAGCGTCGACTTCCCCGGCACGCCCGAGGCCGACGCCGAGGACGAGCACCCCGTCCTCGACCGCATCTTCGAGTACCTCGAGGGCCTCGAGGAGGTCGACTTCGACGACGTGCAGGTCGCGCTGACGGTGCCGACGGACCAGCGGGCCGTCCTCGAGCAGGTCCGGGAGATTCCCTACGGCGAGCAGGTCGACGTGAAGGCGCTCGCGCGGATGACGCCGGAACTCGACCCGGACGACGAGGACGATCTGACGCTCGTCCGGACGGCGCTGGACGCCAACCCGGCGCCGCTTTTGATTCCGGACCACCGCGTCCGCGACGGCCCCAGCGCCGCGCCGCCGGCGGTCGAGCAAAAGCTCCGGTCGCTCGAGGGCCTGTAA
- a CDS encoding cbb3-type cytochrome c oxidase subunit I, translated as MRIRDRLSIRDDTGETRRRRTDFVTDRLEAGAETVGDLSRRARTVANEGPAEALERGVDDLRDRSRKRLESARDRLVDRAVTELCERAVGRTPDELREEAARGPDGTDPLDRALERFVRRYDLDEARLDERTLAVIRERLAADVGPDGEMDVDELLERLADVDAADAATADDGTAADPLEIEDALADLRETVRTELDLEPNQSPSEALSEIGQRDAVVVGHALERLLTEEIPRLVDERTPDDSKRESDGSVPSAAAPMETEPAVLEGERTDPTARAGAGSGPPVRSVATAAATMLALLADDGGGGPSAGQLLSLLGPMAAGSGTGAGDGADAPLERVLIELVSSLLLEDGGLDLTEVPGLRSRSKGSLALVALFVANLVAMSIGAWVSRERAPPIPDEIRGPDGEPVVTAEQVKQGKKVFQANGLMNHGSILGNGSYFGVDLTADALELKTEFMREYYARQRGADAFDELSADDRAAVADRVERELDNDAPEGSIARYSAAEAYAHRRIRNEYVDRYHAGSPERGVPAGFVESASQAARITDFACWTAWMAHTDRPGSDHSYTNDWPPVPGSGNRPTGQVLVWSTISVVLLVAGGGAGVWAYHSFDFAEPTTELVDVPSPDAVSVTPAQYAAARYVPVAGALFLAQVLVGAYLAHYYVERTGFYGIGEALGIDLVSLLPFSVGRTWHINLGILWITTLWLAGGLFLPGLFADEDPPRQAEGATVLLGALVAVTVGAFACVWLGMQGKFGTPEDGHLWWLLGSEGLEYLETGRIWKVSLLAALGGWTGLVLRSVRRLDEPPTGLGHFMTYAGGSIALLFGASMLYTPETNIAVTEFWRWWVVHMWVEGVFEFFVTAIVAVALVSMDLLEQADAERAILFEVFAIMAAGIVGVSHHYWWVGLPDVWVPIGTTFSTLEFVPLVFVLYRSFGEYRTLKAQGEAFPYTLPLLFIVGSSVWNFVGGGVLGFFINLPVINYYEHGTYLTVAHGHTATFGAFGLLALGLGTYILRVVTPEAAWQPTWFRAAFWLTNIGLAVMSIASLLPIGFLQLQTAFQDGYAAARSLEFYEDDRVQTLLWARTLGDTPMILGALAFTAGAVRHLLAARREVDSSAAGATA; from the coding sequence ATGCGCATCAGGGACCGACTGTCTATACGGGACGATACCGGTGAGACGCGGCGCCGGCGAACCGACTTCGTAACCGACCGCCTCGAGGCCGGGGCGGAAACCGTCGGCGATCTCTCGAGGCGCGCTCGAACCGTTGCGAACGAGGGACCAGCGGAGGCGCTCGAGCGCGGCGTGGACGACCTCCGCGATCGCTCTCGCAAGCGACTCGAGAGCGCGCGCGACAGACTCGTCGACCGCGCCGTGACCGAACTCTGCGAGCGAGCGGTCGGCCGAACGCCCGACGAACTCCGCGAGGAGGCGGCCCGCGGCCCCGACGGGACCGATCCGTTGGATCGCGCCCTCGAGCGGTTCGTCCGCCGCTACGATCTCGACGAGGCCCGGTTGGACGAGCGGACGCTGGCGGTGATCCGCGAGCGGCTGGCGGCGGACGTCGGACCGGACGGCGAGATGGACGTAGACGAGTTGCTCGAGCGCCTCGCCGACGTGGACGCCGCGGACGCGGCGACGGCCGACGACGGCACGGCCGCGGACCCGCTCGAGATCGAGGACGCTCTTGCGGATCTGCGCGAAACGGTCCGGACAGAACTCGACCTCGAGCCGAACCAGTCGCCCTCGGAGGCCCTTTCGGAGATCGGACAGCGCGACGCCGTGGTCGTCGGCCACGCTCTCGAGCGCCTGCTCACCGAGGAGATTCCGCGACTCGTCGACGAGCGGACGCCTGACGATTCGAAGCGCGAGAGCGACGGAAGCGTCCCCTCCGCTGCTGCACCGATGGAGACTGAGCCCGCCGTGCTCGAGGGGGAGAGGACCGATCCCACCGCTCGAGCTGGTGCTGGATCCGGACCCCCCGTACGGTCCGTTGCGACCGCGGCGGCCACGATGCTCGCGCTGCTCGCGGACGACGGCGGGGGCGGTCCGTCCGCCGGTCAATTGCTCTCCCTGTTGGGGCCGATGGCCGCGGGTTCGGGTACCGGTGCTGGTGACGGTGCGGACGCCCCACTCGAGCGCGTTCTCATCGAACTGGTCTCGAGCCTCCTGCTCGAGGACGGCGGCCTCGATCTCACGGAGGTCCCCGGCCTGCGCTCGCGCTCGAAGGGATCGCTGGCGCTCGTCGCACTGTTCGTCGCCAACCTCGTCGCGATGTCGATCGGCGCGTGGGTCTCGCGCGAGCGGGCGCCGCCGATCCCCGACGAGATCCGCGGCCCGGACGGCGAACCCGTCGTAACCGCCGAGCAGGTCAAGCAGGGCAAGAAGGTGTTTCAGGCGAACGGGCTCATGAACCACGGTTCGATCCTCGGCAACGGCTCGTACTTCGGAGTCGATCTGACCGCCGACGCGCTCGAGTTGAAGACCGAGTTCATGCGCGAGTACTACGCGCGCCAGCGCGGGGCCGACGCCTTCGACGAGCTGTCGGCCGACGATCGGGCCGCCGTCGCGGATCGGGTCGAACGCGAACTCGACAACGACGCGCCGGAGGGATCGATCGCGCGGTACTCGGCCGCCGAAGCGTACGCGCACCGGCGGATTCGAAACGAGTACGTCGACCGCTATCACGCCGGGTCGCCCGAGCGCGGCGTGCCGGCGGGGTTCGTCGAATCGGCCTCGCAGGCCGCGCGGATCACCGACTTCGCCTGCTGGACTGCGTGGATGGCCCACACCGATCGGCCCGGCTCGGACCACTCCTACACGAACGACTGGCCGCCCGTCCCGGGCAGCGGCAACCGGCCGACCGGGCAGGTGCTGGTCTGGAGCACGATCAGCGTCGTCCTGCTCGTCGCCGGCGGCGGTGCTGGCGTCTGGGCCTACCATAGCTTCGACTTCGCCGAGCCGACGACCGAACTCGTCGACGTGCCCTCGCCCGACGCGGTGTCGGTCACGCCCGCCCAGTACGCCGCGGCGCGGTACGTCCCCGTCGCCGGCGCGCTGTTTCTCGCGCAGGTGCTCGTCGGGGCCTACCTCGCGCACTACTACGTCGAGCGGACCGGCTTCTACGGCATCGGCGAGGCGCTCGGGATCGACCTCGTCTCCCTGCTGCCGTTCTCCGTGGGTCGAACCTGGCACATCAACCTCGGCATCCTCTGGATCACGACGCTGTGGCTCGCCGGCGGTCTCTTCCTGCCGGGGCTGTTCGCCGACGAGGATCCGCCCCGGCAGGCCGAAGGCGCGACCGTCCTGCTGGGCGCGCTCGTCGCCGTCACGGTCGGCGCCTTCGCGTGCGTCTGGCTCGGCATGCAGGGGAAGTTCGGAACCCCCGAAGACGGTCACCTGTGGTGGCTGCTCGGCTCCGAAGGCCTCGAGTACCTCGAAACTGGCCGCATCTGGAAGGTTTCCCTGCTCGCCGCGCTCGGCGGCTGGACCGGCCTCGTCCTTCGGAGCGTCCGCCGACTCGACGAACCGCCGACAGGACTGGGCCACTTCATGACCTACGCGGGCGGCTCGATCGCCCTGCTGTTCGGCGCGAGCATGCTCTACACGCCCGAGACGAACATCGCCGTGACGGAATTCTGGCGCTGGTGGGTCGTCCACATGTGGGTCGAGGGCGTCTTCGAGTTCTTCGTCACCGCGATCGTCGCCGTCGCCTTGGTCTCGATGGACCTCCTGGAGCAGGCCGACGCCGAGCGGGCGATCCTCTTCGAGGTGTTCGCGATCATGGCCGCCGGCATCGTCGGCGTCTCCCACCACTACTGGTGGGTCGGGCTCCCCGACGTCTGGGTGCCGATCGGGACGACGTTCTCGACGCTCGAGTTCGTCCCCCTAGTCTTCGTCCTCTACCGCAGTTTCGGCGAGTACCGGACGCTGAAGGCGCAGGGCGAGGCGTTTCCCTACACGCTGCCGCTGCTGTTCATCGTCGGCTCGAGCGTCTGGAACTTCGTCGGCGGCGGGGTGCTCGGCTTCTTCATTAACCTGCCGGTGATCAACTACTACGAGCACGGCACCTACCTGACGGTCGCGCACGGCCACACGGCGACGTTCGGCGCGTTCGGCCTGCTGGCGCTCGGCCTCGGCACGTACATCCTGCGGGTGGTCACGCCCGAGGCCGCGTGGCAACCGACGTGGTTCCGCGCCGCGTTCTGGCTGACCAATATCGGCCTCGCCGTCATGTCGATCGCCTCCCTGCTGCCGATCGGCTTCCTCCAACTACAGACGGCCTTCCAGGACGGGTACGCCGCCGCGCGGAGCCTCGAGTTCTACGAGGACGACCGCGTCCAGACGCTGCTGTGGGCCCGAACGCTGGGCGATACGCCGATGATCCTGGGTGCGTTGGCGTTCACCGCTGGGGCGGTTCGGCACCTCCTGGCCGCGCGTCGAGAGGTCGACTCGAGTGCGGCCGGGGCGACCGCGTGA